From Anaerohalosphaera lusitana, one genomic window encodes:
- a CDS encoding PEP-CTERM sorting domain-containing protein, with product MMNRKLLLIGLAMMACLIGTSNAMPILDSQNFDWKYEMDVQPNNQDLNNSGSDDFWDGGALTVSNGVAIGTGDDTYFRTDYGGSIWRDEITGAAFTIEFSVQILETGEEGTAGTMGMYARNLETGGGPYLNVARSGQTLINTQATLDLGSQDNTDGQHVFRVAREGDGSVWVYRDGVMLNPNGQPIVGDLSVFNNDIFQIGDIWSTGHSGDYEIDYVRLTDGAYAPVPEPATMLLLGLGGMLTLRKKK from the coding sequence ATGATGAACAGGAAATTGTTACTAATTGGTCTGGCTATGATGGCATGCCTGATCGGGACGTCAAACGCGATGCCTATCCTTGACTCCCAGAATTTTGACTGGAAGTACGAGATGGATGTCCAGCCGAACAACCAGGACCTCAACAACAGTGGTTCTGACGATTTCTGGGATGGCGGAGCACTTACCGTTTCAAACGGTGTTGCGATCGGTACAGGTGATGACACCTATTTCCGCACCGATTACGGCGGAAGTATCTGGCGCGATGAGATTACAGGCGCTGCATTCACAATCGAGTTCAGCGTTCAGATCCTCGAGACTGGTGAAGAGGGAACAGCCGGTACTATGGGAATGTATGCCCGGAATCTGGAGACGGGTGGCGGACCTTACTTGAACGTTGCACGTTCCGGTCAGACCCTAATCAACACCCAGGCAACACTTGATCTTGGTTCACAGGATAACACAGATGGTCAGCACGTTTTTCGTGTCGCACGTGAGGGAGACGGAAGCGTCTGGGTTTATCGTGACGGAGTTATGCTGAATCCTAATGGTCAGCCCATCGTTGGCGACCTGTCGGTATTCAATAATGACATCTTCCAGATCGGAGATATTTGGAGCACGGGCCATTCGGGCGATTATGAAATTGATTACGTTCGCCTTACAGACGGTGCCTACGCACCTGTTCCTGAGCCCGCGACAATGCTTCTTCTCGGTCTTGGCGGAATGCTGACACTTCGAAAGAAGAAGTAG
- a CDS encoding GntR family transcriptional regulator yields the protein MLNAIKTGTKVPRVEVIARRIEQDIKASGLEPGDKYKTSLQVARSLKIGNEIANRAMQLLAQRNVIERRHRAGTFVATGMADIDAPALNTIHLVVEKQNVDTYGVLRDGAIAGLHSVLPGTDIRFSFIPATGHEEFIDNLLANAFSSGVTNGFILYRSDEQIQQAVAQSGLPAAISGSRWPGIMNIPCCVADHHSAGKQLAENLIRKGHRKIAFFTRDNMFMSDHELLDGIREAMAQAGCSLSDLTFRSLPLKNFVIQGAARGILQQPEPPTGFICREEILAHNVSQVLGTKEGVVMSDFFEAPRKAAKFPYIRSLMKPEEQGAILGEMLTEMAKKPAEIPNDCVKEVELVEV from the coding sequence ATGCTCAATGCGATTAAAACAGGTACAAAGGTTCCGCGTGTAGAAGTGATTGCCCGCAGGATCGAGCAGGATATCAAGGCGAGCGGTCTTGAGCCTGGCGACAAGTACAAAACGTCGCTTCAGGTGGCCCGCTCGCTCAAGATCGGCAATGAGATCGCCAATCGAGCGATGCAACTGCTCGCTCAGCGAAACGTGATAGAGCGTAGGCATCGTGCCGGGACCTTCGTTGCAACCGGCATGGCCGACATAGATGCCCCGGCACTCAATACGATCCATCTGGTCGTCGAAAAGCAGAATGTTGATACCTACGGTGTGCTCCGTGACGGTGCGATCGCGGGTCTGCACAGCGTTCTTCCGGGCACGGATATCCGATTCTCCTTCATTCCAGCAACTGGTCACGAAGAATTCATCGATAATCTGCTTGCCAATGCTTTTTCGAGCGGCGTCACTAACGGGTTCATTCTTTATAGAAGCGATGAGCAGATCCAGCAGGCCGTTGCACAGAGCGGCTTGCCTGCCGCAATTTCGGGTTCACGCTGGCCCGGCATAATGAACATCCCATGCTGCGTCGCTGATCACCATTCAGCGGGTAAACAGCTTGCAGAGAATCTTATAAGGAAGGGCCATCGCAAGATAGCATTCTTCACCAGAGACAATATGTTCATGAGTGACCATGAACTGCTCGACGGCATAAGGGAGGCTATGGCTCAGGCAGGTTGTTCACTTTCAGATCTGACATTCCGCTCGCTGCCGTTGAAGAATTTTGTCATCCAGGGTGCTGCAAGAGGCATTCTCCAGCAACCTGAACCACCGACTGGCTTTATCTGCCGTGAAGAGATTCTTGCTCACAATGTCTCACAGGTGCTTGGGACTAAGGAGGGTGTGGTGATGTCCGATTTCTTTGAGGCACCTCGTAAAGCAGCAAAATTTCCATATATTAGATCACTGATGAAACCGGAAGAACAGGGTGCCATACTAGGTGAAATGCTTACTGAAATGGCCAAAAAGCCCGCAGAAATACCAAATGACTGCGTTAAGGAGGTAGAGCTTGTAGAGGTTTAA
- a CDS encoding pilus assembly FimT family protein, with amino-acid sequence MTSWSYRNTRAFTLVEILAVVLVIGLIAAAAGTTGFKSFRKMQVKKAAGELYLAMKYARLTAVEKQTECRLLIDKEENSYAVVVGSSEDIEQLTSVSDLDNDAESVQVVSNQYTKPAELGDGIAFEKAEIASMYGDYQLQNGIVFRPDGSADAAVIQLGNGEYIYSINVMVATGKAKVIEGPAEEMTIGVVDLDEQGSY; translated from the coding sequence ATGACTAGCTGGTCCTATAGAAATACGAGGGCTTTTACGCTTGTCGAGATACTTGCCGTGGTTCTGGTCATAGGTTTGATCGCTGCGGCAGCGGGTACAACCGGTTTTAAAAGCTTTCGCAAGATGCAGGTCAAAAAGGCGGCCGGCGAACTTTACCTTGCTATGAAATACGCACGCCTGACAGCAGTTGAAAAGCAGACCGAATGCAGGCTGCTCATTGATAAGGAAGAAAACAGTTACGCGGTTGTGGTAGGGTCATCGGAAGATATCGAGCAGTTGACCTCCGTTTCTGATCTGGACAATGATGCCGAATCTGTGCAGGTGGTGTCGAATCAGTATACCAAGCCTGCTGAACTTGGTGATGGAATAGCTTTCGAAAAGGCGGAGATCGCCAGCATGTACGGTGATTATCAGTTACAAAATGGGATCGTATTTCGCCCGGACGGAAGTGCGGATGCTGCTGTCATCCAGTTGGGTAACGGTGAGTACATTTACAGCATCAATGTGATGGTTGCGACAGGTAAGGCGAAGGTTATCGAAGGGCCTGCTGAGGAAATGACGATCGGTGTGGTCGATCTCGATGAGCAGGGGTCATATTGA
- a CDS encoding GspMb/PilO family protein, protein MAVTITERDKRTLKIGGIAVAAILLYFLVLEPWFVGWGSVRTQLAERQEEIELTGQGGGQAKLLGVMKVVPAFEMPAKAPEQKVLFRDKFAEQLQRARINYKSFKIFEPAKTDSFASHKTIKMQVQATCKYPQVIDVLAALRENPYFAAVDELKIKQQDRKKRLIDIDLTVTTLCETNNENENTE, encoded by the coding sequence ATGGCGGTGACAATTACGGAACGAGATAAACGAACGCTCAAGATAGGCGGAATAGCAGTCGCAGCGATACTGCTGTACTTCCTGGTGCTGGAGCCCTGGTTCGTGGGTTGGGGATCGGTAAGGACCCAGTTGGCAGAAAGGCAGGAGGAGATCGAGCTGACGGGGCAGGGCGGCGGTCAGGCAAAACTGCTTGGTGTGATGAAAGTGGTGCCTGCCTTTGAAATGCCGGCAAAGGCACCGGAGCAGAAGGTTCTGTTTCGTGATAAATTTGCTGAGCAACTTCAGCGTGCGAGGATCAATTACAAATCCTTTAAGATATTCGAGCCAGCCAAAACTGACTCATTCGCTTCGCATAAAACGATCAAGATGCAGGTGCAGGCAACGTGTAAATACCCTCAAGTGATCGACGTGCTGGCCGCTCTGCGGGAGAACCCGTATTTTGCGGCTGTGGACGAACTCAAGATAAAACAGCAGGACAGAAAAAAAAGACTGATCGATATTGACCTTACAGTGACTACGCTGTGTGAGACTAACAATGAAAACGAAAATACTGAATAA
- a CDS encoding general secretion pathway protein GspK — translation MKNRRAVILIGVLWAIALVTTIVVVVARSSMLDSRISLTSAENIRGHWACRAGLEKAIAVLAYDETSVDSFADLWYDNVEDFNDVPLDLCSFNVAVVDESSKLSLNSATKEQLIELPYMTDEIADSIIDWRDRDENVTGEGAETGYYLNLENGYEPPNGPFTTFDELLRVCGVTESLVYETARWDDMLTCWSQSGSSSDDTTEKIDVNRVGERQLRNRLSLAQAHARWIVENRDFDSIGNLLANNSPDEPQRNADRSEQPMPLDRQTFFSIIDQVTVSSNNNQQQGQAKVNINTAPRDVLVAVFEGDETLAEEVLSYREGAVEGFASLGDLAEIKSLTNRKIREFIDYLTVNSSVFRVTSEAVLDATGTTRSLTAIVDRSQTPVRILYYYEGPNR, via the coding sequence ATGAAAAATAGAAGAGCTGTCATTCTGATCGGTGTTCTCTGGGCAATCGCACTGGTGACAACGATAGTCGTTGTGGTGGCCCGGTCGAGCATGCTGGACAGCCGGATAAGTTTGACCTCGGCTGAGAATATCAGAGGACACTGGGCATGCAGGGCAGGTCTGGAAAAGGCGATAGCTGTGCTGGCTTATGATGAAACGTCGGTCGATTCGTTTGCGGATCTGTGGTATGACAATGTGGAAGATTTTAATGATGTGCCTTTGGACCTGTGCTCATTTAATGTGGCGGTCGTGGATGAAAGCTCTAAACTCAGTCTCAATTCCGCGACAAAAGAACAGTTGATAGAGTTGCCTTACATGACAGACGAAATTGCTGATTCGATCATCGACTGGCGTGACAGAGATGAAAATGTTACGGGCGAAGGCGCGGAAACAGGTTATTATCTGAACCTGGAAAACGGCTATGAGCCTCCGAATGGGCCTTTCACTACGTTTGACGAATTGCTGCGGGTTTGCGGTGTTACGGAGTCCCTTGTTTATGAGACCGCCAGGTGGGATGATATGTTGACGTGCTGGTCCCAGTCCGGATCGAGTTCGGATGATACGACCGAAAAGATCGATGTAAATCGTGTAGGTGAACGGCAGTTGAGGAACCGGCTTTCGCTTGCCCAGGCTCATGCGAGGTGGATCGTTGAAAATCGCGATTTCGACAGTATCGGAAATTTGCTCGCGAATAACAGTCCCGATGAGCCTCAGCGCAATGCAGACAGAAGTGAACAGCCGATGCCTCTCGACAGGCAGACCTTTTTCAGCATAATTGACCAGGTTACGGTATCGAGCAATAACAATCAGCAGCAGGGCCAAGCAAAGGTGAACATTAACACTGCGCCGAGGGATGTGCTTGTAGCTGTTTTTGAAGGTGATGAGACGCTGGCAGAGGAGGTGCTGTCCTATCGGGAAGGTGCGGTGGAGGGGTTTGCTTCGCTTGGGGACCTGGCGGAGATCAAGTCTTTGACGAACAGGAAGATTCGAGAATTTATTGATTATCTGACGGTGAACTCAAGCGTTTTTAGGGTGACAAGCGAGGCGGTGCTGGATGCGACCGGTACAACAAGGAGTCTTACAGCTATTGTGGATCGCAGCCAGACGCCTGTGCGGATTCTATACTATTACGAAGGGCCGAATCGTTGA
- a CDS encoding type II secretion system F family protein — MASFTYKGVDRAGNSVSGTVEAADRSLAISVLTAEGTYPTELMEGAVKVSAPKAEKASASKNRKAPVLGSGRVKSKDILAVTEQLSTALSAGLPLLDALDIIRSQQVKPAMRELLGDLEKAVSSGNSLSGAMAEHSEHFSKLYVSMVRVGETGGILDETISQLATILEREEKIKTSMTNALVYPAIVLTLGIGSVIIMLTAILPKIINALGEEVLLPLPTRMLLWLSDFLIVYGWAVGLAVAGAAWFFYSWKNTEQGKHKWDAFKLRVPVLGSVLTKIAVGRFARTLGSLTGCGITILNALSVVRDIMGNEQLGGEIDEVASKVSMGESLGEPLAASGHFPPLLVQLVSLGEQTGKLDEVLLNAARTFDSEADAAITRFMAVFPALIILLLALIIFFIIAGTLLPIVTIDFGGLGV; from the coding sequence TTGGCCAGTTTTACTTATAAAGGAGTAGATAGAGCGGGCAATTCTGTGAGCGGCACGGTAGAGGCTGCGGACAGAAGTCTGGCCATTTCCGTGCTTACCGCGGAAGGGACTTATCCGACTGAGTTGATGGAGGGAGCAGTGAAGGTGTCCGCGCCCAAGGCTGAGAAGGCTTCCGCAAGTAAAAACAGGAAAGCACCTGTTCTGGGTTCAGGCAGAGTCAAGAGCAAGGATATACTGGCGGTGACAGAGCAACTTTCTACCGCACTTTCCGCTGGGCTTCCGCTTTTGGATGCTTTGGACATTATCAGGTCGCAGCAGGTAAAACCAGCTATGCGTGAGCTGCTTGGCGATCTGGAAAAGGCGGTCAGTTCGGGCAATTCGCTTTCGGGTGCGATGGCTGAGCACAGCGAGCATTTTTCCAAACTTTACGTGTCGATGGTTCGTGTAGGTGAAACGGGCGGGATACTCGATGAGACGATTTCGCAACTGGCGACGATTCTTGAACGTGAAGAGAAGATCAAAACCAGCATGACGAACGCGCTGGTGTATCCTGCGATCGTTTTGACACTCGGTATCGGTTCGGTGATAATAATGCTGACCGCGATCCTGCCGAAGATCATCAATGCTTTGGGCGAGGAGGTGCTTCTGCCTTTGCCGACACGTATGCTGTTGTGGCTGAGCGATTTTCTGATAGTTTACGGGTGGGCGGTTGGTCTTGCTGTCGCCGGGGCAGCCTGGTTTTTCTATTCATGGAAAAATACCGAGCAGGGCAAACATAAGTGGGATGCGTTCAAACTGCGCGTACCTGTGCTTGGCTCGGTGCTGACGAAGATTGCCGTGGGGCGGTTTGCACGTACGCTTGGTTCGCTGACGGGTTGCGGGATAACGATACTTAATGCTCTTTCTGTTGTACGCGATATCATGGGCAACGAGCAGCTCGGTGGGGAGATCGATGAGGTCGCATCGAAGGTCAGCATGGGTGAATCGCTGGGCGAACCTCTTGCGGCGTCCGGACATTTTCCGCCGCTGCTGGTACAGCTTGTCTCGCTTGGTGAACAGACCGGCAAGCTGGATGAAGTTCTGCTCAACGCTGCGAGGACATTCGATAGTGAAGCGGATGCTGCCATAACACGATTCATGGCGGTGTTTCCGGCTTTGATAATACTTTTACTGGCATTGATCATATTCTTTATAATTGCGGGCACTTTGCTGCCGATAGTAACGATCGACTTCGGCGGACTTGGTGTTTGA
- a CDS encoding type II secretion system protein GspJ — protein MRDKRAQSGFTLVEVTIAAVIGSFIAVIAIGALRAAASSRENVEKFLSVNDELRFASNLIRRDIQNVYRSANYGNMQFLGSVSEDSETPSSVLNMKIVSTQKARPQRPESDVYVVEYFIMTEEEKNYLMRRYCPVVGHEEPEETQGGILIPVGENIVGFEVRYFDGTEWLMDWPDTQESLPGLVEVTLAASLSQDSSPEDIASTSFMLSFPRSGESSQQDSVDMNADQQENVAEQRGGQR, from the coding sequence GTGAGAGACAAACGGGCACAATCTGGTTTTACTCTGGTGGAAGTTACCATCGCGGCGGTGATAGGTTCGTTCATTGCCGTGATCGCGATAGGTGCTCTGCGGGCTGCTGCGAGCTCTCGGGAGAACGTCGAGAAATTTTTGAGCGTAAACGATGAGCTGCGTTTTGCATCGAATCTGATCAGGCGAGATATTCAAAACGTCTATCGTAGTGCGAATTATGGGAATATGCAGTTTCTAGGGAGTGTTTCCGAAGATAGCGAGACTCCATCTTCGGTGCTGAACATGAAGATCGTTTCCACGCAAAAGGCCCGTCCGCAGAGGCCGGAAAGCGATGTATATGTAGTCGAGTATTTCATCATGACCGAAGAGGAGAAGAACTACTTGATGCGTCGGTACTGTCCGGTGGTCGGTCACGAGGAGCCTGAAGAGACCCAGGGCGGGATTTTGATTCCTGTCGGTGAGAACATCGTCGGCTTTGAAGTGCGGTATTTTGACGGCACCGAGTGGCTTATGGATTGGCCCGACACGCAGGAATCCCTGCCGGGCCTGGTCGAGGTCACTCTTGCCGCTTCTTTGTCGCAGGACAGTTCACCGGAAGATATTGCATCGACAAGTTTCATGCTCAGTTTTCCCAGGTCCGGTGAGTCTTCGCAGCAGGACAGCGTCGATATGAATGCTGATCAGCAGGAAAACGTCGCGGAACAGCGAGGGGGGCAGCGATGA
- the gspG gene encoding type II secretion system major pseudopilin GspG yields MRRRKGFTLIEVLTVVLIIGLLAGFVVPKVINNLGDTKRSIAKSKMAQVEQAVTTFYVNCGRMPRDLDELLEAPSDVEEKWAGPYAKRSQLMDPWDNPYVYVEEGTVNQGSFDIISYGADGEPGGEDENEDIVND; encoded by the coding sequence ATGAGAAGAAGAAAAGGCTTTACTCTGATCGAAGTTTTGACAGTCGTGCTTATCATTGGTCTGCTGGCCGGATTTGTGGTACCTAAAGTCATTAACAATCTCGGTGATACGAAGCGTTCGATCGCAAAGAGCAAAATGGCCCAGGTTGAACAGGCTGTTACAACTTTCTATGTCAACTGCGGACGCATGCCCAGGGATCTTGACGAGCTTTTGGAGGCTCCCTCCGACGTGGAAGAGAAGTGGGCCGGCCCGTATGCGAAACGCAGTCAGTTGATGGATCCGTGGGACAACCCCTACGTTTATGTTGAGGAAGGCACGGTCAACCAGGGCAGCTTCGATATCATAAGCTACGGTGCGGACGGTGAGCCGGGCGGCGAAGACGAAAACGAAGATATCGTCAATGACTAG
- a CDS encoding secretin N-terminal domain-containing protein, whose product MKRYGIIISAIIAITFVFAISACRKDTPQVSGAEDKETPAQTTAAQQDSTAEPEQSGTDAGSEMAAKSTENPDDEISTTEEGGDEADQQVQEDAQEDAGGSFENGTEERTGEETEGKDFRREGRMQGRRGFRRGPGARPGGEDQADAEDAQEAGPPAPGDPNSPEEDDNMVAINLNNVEMKHIIKTIGDWTGKSVIPTTDELIRQRLTIYTSEKMEKEEALSLIYAALRTKGFVPEETDSKIFLKPIAKAKVGSVPTIGVDEPLARVANKSQIVEKFFKIENYSPSKVAEIVTPLLADYGHVTAVESSNYVSVIDTVENLMRIERIIEQLDVPESEQTVEKLFEIKNGDPLEIVQVVELILSEGRNNRGRNFRRPSNNNRPGGNNGASPATSVVIESEDVEARLIPLPKQNWIIARASAADMKLITNWIEKLDIPESVKQEQTVIPVRHVDARQVVDIVKRTLQSMPGSELRASVVVEALADSRQVVVFGSEENRKMVERMIAEVDLPSEDTFKEKTFKLKHADPDQIKENIDNLYGEETTSSYNYYRYRYGSQQDDDDTVKVISYPTLRQVTVIASEANLKKIEGQVKEWDVPLDVSEEQYQIVTLKNSDPVKMCDLLKTLFSEDSDSSSNFFRSIFGRGRDSETKKKIVGSLYGLLTFEPVPDTKKIIVISKIPEAYDVIRELVEELDSQEMAEVPRVITLNYADAEDLCDQLNAILNEPGTTATIRRRVEGLSVNSDSSEEVKSGEASANDQNNNPGELRPWWDGQRRTDDEMPTSNLIGQVRFIPVQRSKALLVLAPPEYMDAIEQLVEELDKPGKQVMVKAAILQVDHSSMTSLGVQLSSNAQAFGNLGENAVQALSNLANAGSIGSWTIDTTVPVNTLIDFLVKEVNAKVLNQPTLWTKDNEEAVFVKARNIAFVVADQSDSSNLNNIRRTFDYKDVGVTLRVRPNITPENFVDTTVYLEVSTLESELVNGQPATNRLDTTTHLIVDDGETIMLGGILFQQDSLTHRKVPLLGDIPLVGQIFNHYDNELVNSELLIFLTPYVVENGVVSPASLDEVQGPKLNFEEIIEELNETLSAEDLLTSQDPNTN is encoded by the coding sequence TTGAAACGCTACGGAATTATAATTAGTGCCATAATTGCAATCACATTTGTTTTCGCCATCTCCGCGTGTCGTAAGGATACGCCGCAGGTTTCGGGTGCTGAGGATAAGGAGACGCCTGCGCAAACAACCGCGGCGCAGCAGGACTCAACTGCAGAACCCGAGCAAAGCGGGACAGATGCGGGATCTGAAATGGCAGCAAAGTCTACCGAAAACCCGGACGATGAAATTTCAACAACTGAAGAAGGCGGGGATGAAGCCGATCAGCAGGTCCAGGAAGATGCTCAAGAGGATGCGGGTGGATCTTTCGAGAATGGTACTGAAGAGCGAACGGGTGAAGAAACAGAGGGAAAGGATTTCAGACGTGAAGGACGAATGCAGGGGAGAAGGGGTTTTCGCAGAGGGCCTGGTGCACGTCCGGGTGGTGAAGATCAGGCAGATGCTGAAGATGCACAGGAAGCTGGTCCGCCGGCGCCGGGAGATCCTAACAGTCCCGAAGAGGATGACAACATGGTTGCCATCAACCTGAACAATGTCGAAATGAAGCATATAATAAAGACTATCGGTGACTGGACAGGCAAATCGGTAATACCGACAACTGACGAACTTATCCGGCAAAGGTTGACCATTTATACGTCAGAGAAGATGGAAAAGGAAGAGGCTTTGTCGCTGATATATGCGGCGCTGCGGACCAAAGGATTCGTTCCTGAAGAGACGGACAGCAAGATATTTCTAAAGCCGATCGCCAAGGCAAAGGTTGGATCGGTTCCGACGATCGGCGTGGATGAGCCCCTGGCGAGAGTGGCCAATAAGTCACAGATAGTGGAGAAATTCTTCAAGATCGAAAACTACAGTCCTTCAAAGGTGGCCGAGATAGTGACCCCTCTGCTGGCTGACTACGGTCACGTAACAGCGGTTGAAAGCAGTAACTACGTTTCTGTAATCGACACAGTTGAAAACCTGATGCGGATAGAACGCATAATTGAACAGCTCGATGTGCCCGAGTCCGAACAAACGGTCGAAAAACTCTTTGAGATAAAGAACGGCGATCCGCTCGAAATTGTGCAGGTCGTAGAATTGATACTTAGTGAAGGACGAAATAACCGTGGCCGGAATTTCCGCAGACCTTCAAATAACAACAGGCCAGGCGGTAATAATGGTGCAAGCCCAGCTACGAGTGTGGTAATAGAATCCGAAGACGTTGAGGCCCGATTGATCCCGCTTCCCAAGCAGAACTGGATCATTGCAAGGGCATCGGCGGCGGATATGAAACTGATTACCAACTGGATAGAAAAGCTGGATATACCTGAATCCGTAAAACAGGAGCAGACGGTGATACCCGTCCGCCACGTCGACGCCAGGCAGGTTGTAGATATTGTTAAGCGAACTCTTCAATCGATGCCTGGTTCCGAGCTTCGCGCGAGCGTGGTTGTCGAGGCTCTTGCTGATTCGAGGCAGGTTGTCGTTTTCGGCAGCGAGGAAAATCGCAAAATGGTCGAGCGCATGATAGCGGAAGTCGATCTGCCCAGCGAAGATACCTTCAAAGAGAAGACGTTCAAGCTCAAGCACGCCGACCCGGATCAGATCAAAGAAAATATTGACAACCTCTATGGGGAAGAAACAACGTCTTCCTACAATTACTATCGCTATCGTTACGGTTCTCAGCAGGATGACGATGACACTGTCAAGGTTATTTCGTATCCGACACTACGTCAGGTGACGGTGATCGCTTCCGAGGCCAATCTTAAAAAGATCGAAGGTCAGGTAAAAGAATGGGACGTACCTCTCGATGTCAGCGAAGAACAGTATCAGATCGTTACGTTGAAGAATTCTGACCCTGTAAAGATGTGCGATCTGCTCAAGACGCTGTTCAGCGAGGACAGCGACAGTTCATCGAATTTCTTCCGCTCCATATTCGGACGCGGCAGGGATTCAGAGACCAAGAAAAAGATTGTCGGTTCACTGTACGGATTGCTGACCTTTGAACCAGTGCCCGATACGAAAAAGATAATCGTCATAAGCAAAATACCCGAGGCGTACGATGTCATCAGGGAGCTTGTGGAGGAGCTAGACAGTCAGGAAATGGCCGAAGTTCCAAGAGTGATCACTCTCAACTATGCCGATGCGGAGGATCTTTGCGATCAGCTTAACGCGATACTGAATGAGCCGGGCACCACTGCCACTATTCGGCGACGGGTGGAGGGTCTTTCGGTCAATAGTGACTCATCTGAAGAAGTCAAGAGCGGCGAGGCTTCTGCTAACGATCAAAACAATAATCCGGGTGAACTCAGGCCATGGTGGGACGGCCAGAGACGTACGGATGACGAAATGCCTACCAGTAACCTGATCGGACAGGTTAGATTCATACCGGTTCAGAGGAGCAAGGCGCTTCTGGTACTGGCTCCGCCGGAATACATGGATGCTATTGAACAGCTTGTGGAAGAACTGGACAAACCCGGAAAACAGGTCATGGTCAAAGCTGCTATTTTGCAGGTCGATCATTCGTCGATGACTTCTCTGGGCGTTCAGCTTTCGTCTAATGCACAGGCGTTTGGCAATCTTGGTGAAAATGCGGTCCAGGCATTGAGCAATCTGGCCAACGCCGGCAGCATCGGTTCCTGGACGATCGATACCACCGTGCCGGTCAATACGCTGATCGATTTCCTGGTCAAGGAGGTGAATGCGAAAGTACTCAATCAGCCTACCCTATGGACGAAGGACAACGAAGAGGCCGTTTTCGTTAAGGCTCGTAATATTGCTTTTGTTGTGGCGGATCAGTCTGATTCGAGTAACCTCAATAATATCCGGCGGACATTCGACTATAAAGATGTCGGTGTGACACTTCGAGTCCGGCCCAATATTACGCCCGAGAATTTCGTTGATACGACCGTCTATCTTGAAGTTTCAACGCTGGAGTCGGAGTTAGTGAACGGTCAACCTGCAACTAACAGACTCGATACGACGACGCATTTGATCGTTGACGACGGTGAGACTATCATGTTGGGCGGTATTTTATTCCAGCAGGACTCTTTGACTCATCGCAAAGTTCCTTTACTTGGGGACATTCCACTGGTTGGGCAGATATTCAATCATTATGACAATGAGCTGGTCAACTCAGAGCTTCTCATCTTCCTCACGCCTTATGTGGTTGAGAACGGTGTTGTTTCGCCGGCATCGCTGGATGAGGTCCAGGGGCCAAAGCTTAATTTTGAAGAAATAATTGAGGAACTGAACGAAACCCTATCTGCTGAGGATCTGCTGACATCGCAGGACCCAAACACTAATTAA
- a CDS encoding type IV pilus modification PilV family protein yields MRTYGKNKGFSLVETVAASVLLSLAVVTLSTISTRSVLNVKNNREYEQAWEILNRQLTYIDYMGVEAFMEQGEFSGKLGDEESGETVHEWAVDINESSDYTGLYSVDIKITWGPERGRRSVSASTLLNEDTSESELELLETQPE; encoded by the coding sequence TTGAGAACGTATGGTAAAAACAAAGGTTTCAGTCTTGTAGAAACCGTAGCGGCGTCGGTATTGCTGAGTCTTGCTGTTGTTACGCTGAGTACGATCAGTACCCGCAGTGTGCTGAATGTGAAGAACAACAGAGAGTATGAACAGGCCTGGGAAATTCTGAACCGTCAGTTGACTTATATAGACTATATGGGCGTAGAGGCTTTCATGGAGCAGGGCGAGTTCAGCGGGAAGCTTGGAGACGAGGAAAGCGGTGAGACAGTACACGAATGGGCCGTGGATATAAACGAAAGCAGCGACTATACGGGCCTTTACAGTGTGGATATAAAGATAACCTGGGGTCCTGAGAGAGGTCGTCGAAGTGTGTCGGCTTCTACGCTGCTGAACGAGGATACGAGTGAGTCGGAGCTTGAATTGTTGGAGACTCAACCCGAGTGA